One stretch of Pseudomonas azotoformans DNA includes these proteins:
- the lpxA gene encoding acyl-ACP--UDP-N-acetylglucosamine O-acyltransferase has translation MSLIDPRAIIDPSAILAADVEVGPWSIIGAGVEIGEGTVIGPHVILKGPTRIGKHNRIYQFSSVGEDTPDMKYKGEETRLVIGDHNIIREGVTIHRGTVQDRAETTLGDHNLVMAYAHIGHDSVIGNHCILVNNTALAGHVHVDDWAILSGFTLVHQYCHIGAHSFSGMGTAIGKDVPAFVTVFGNPAEARSMNFEGMRRRGFSEEAIHALRRAYKVVYRQGLTVDQALTQLTEPAALFPEVAVFRDSIQASTRGITR, from the coding sequence ATGAGTTTGATTGACCCTCGCGCAATCATCGATCCGTCGGCCATTCTGGCCGCCGACGTTGAGGTCGGCCCCTGGTCGATCATCGGCGCAGGTGTGGAAATCGGCGAGGGGACTGTCATCGGGCCGCACGTGATCCTCAAAGGTCCGACCCGCATTGGCAAACACAATCGCATCTACCAGTTCTCTTCGGTAGGCGAAGACACCCCGGACATGAAGTACAAGGGTGAAGAGACTCGTCTGGTAATCGGTGATCACAACATCATCCGTGAAGGCGTGACCATTCACCGTGGCACCGTGCAGGATCGGGCCGAGACCACGCTGGGTGACCACAACCTGGTCATGGCCTATGCCCATATCGGCCACGACAGTGTGATCGGCAACCATTGCATCCTGGTCAACAACACGGCGTTGGCCGGCCATGTGCATGTTGATGATTGGGCGATCCTGTCCGGTTTTACCCTGGTGCATCAGTACTGCCATATCGGCGCCCACAGCTTTTCCGGCATGGGCACCGCCATCGGCAAGGATGTTCCGGCATTCGTCACGGTATTCGGCAACCCCGCCGAAGCCCGTAGCATGAATTTCGAAGGCATGCGTCGTCGGGGTTTCAGCGAAGAAGCCATCCATGCGCTGCGCCGCGCCTACAAGGTGGTTTACCGCCAGGGGCTCACGGTGGACCAGGCGTTGACCCAACTGACCGAGCCGGCAGCGTTGTTTCCGGAAGTCGCGGTGTTCCGTGACTCGATCCAGGCGTCGACTCGCGGCATCACCCGCTGA
- the bamA gene encoding outer membrane protein assembly factor BamA — protein sequence MKRLLLTAVLTVLMIAEVHAESFTISDIRVNGLQRVSAGSVFGALPLNVGEQADDRRLVESTRALFKTGFFQDIQLGREGNVLVITVVERPSVASIEIEGNKAISTEDLMKGLKQSGLAEGEIFQRATLEGVRNELQRQYVAQGRYSATVETEVVPQPRNRVGLKVNINEGTVAAIQHINVVGNTKFSDDDLIDLFELKTTNWLSFFKNDDKYAREKLSGDLERLRSYYLDRGYINMDIASTQVSITPDKKHVYITVNVNEGEKYKVRDVKLSGDLKVPEDQVKALLLVQKDQVFSRKLMTTTSELITRRLGNEGYTFANVNGVPTPHDDDHTVDITFVVDPGKRAYVNRINFRGNTKSADEVLRREMRQMEGGWASTYLIDQSKTRLERLGFFKEVNVETPAVPGVDDQVDVNYAVEEQASGSITASVGFAQSAGLILGGSITQNNFLGTGNRVSIGLTRSEYQSRYNFGYTDPYWTADGVSLGYNAFYRTTDYKDLDVDVASYAIDSLGAGVNVGYPISETSRLTFGLTAQQDEIKTGVYTVDEIFDFTRREGDKFLNFKASAGWSESTLNKGVLATRGHSQSLTLETTTPGSDLSFFKLDYRGQLFQPLSDNYTMRLHTELGYGDGYGSTNGLPFYENYYAGGFNSVRGFKDSTLGPRGTPSRGVGVTGNQGTVVDSDNDPLPFGGNVLIQGGAEILFPLPFVKDQRSLRTSVFWDVGNVFDSKCEQITNPSGVKSKTECNDVSLSNLASSVGVGVTWVTALGPLSFALAMPIKKPDNAETQIFQFSLGQTF from the coding sequence ATGAAACGTCTGCTGCTAACTGCGGTTCTCACCGTATTGATGATCGCCGAAGTTCACGCCGAGTCCTTCACCATCTCCGATATTCGCGTCAACGGCCTCCAGCGGGTTTCCGCGGGTAGCGTCTTTGGTGCCTTGCCGTTGAACGTTGGGGAACAGGCTGATGACCGTCGCCTGGTGGAATCCACTCGTGCGCTGTTCAAAACCGGTTTCTTTCAAGACATCCAACTGGGTCGCGAAGGCAACGTCCTGGTCATCACCGTCGTCGAGCGACCTTCCGTCGCCAGTATCGAGATCGAAGGCAACAAAGCGATCTCGACTGAAGACTTGATGAAAGGTCTGAAGCAATCCGGCCTGGCCGAAGGCGAGATCTTCCAGCGCGCCACCCTCGAAGGTGTGCGTAACGAGCTGCAACGCCAGTACGTTGCCCAGGGCCGCTACTCCGCGACCGTGGAAACGGAAGTGGTGCCGCAGCCGCGCAACCGTGTCGGCCTCAAGGTCAACATCAACGAAGGTACCGTTGCGGCGATTCAGCACATCAACGTGGTGGGCAATACCAAGTTCTCTGATGACGACCTGATCGACCTGTTCGAACTCAAGACCACCAACTGGCTGTCGTTCTTCAAGAACGATGACAAGTACGCCCGTGAAAAGCTTTCCGGTGACCTGGAGCGCCTGCGCTCCTACTACCTGGACCGTGGCTATATCAACATGGATATCGCTTCGACCCAGGTGTCCATCACCCCGGACAAGAAGCACGTCTACATCACCGTCAACGTCAACGAAGGCGAGAAGTACAAGGTTCGTGACGTGAAACTGAGCGGCGACCTCAAAGTGCCTGAAGACCAGGTCAAGGCGCTGCTGCTGGTGCAGAAAGACCAGGTGTTCTCGCGCAAGCTGATGACCACCACGTCCGAACTGATCACCCGTCGCCTGGGCAACGAGGGCTATACCTTCGCCAACGTCAATGGCGTGCCGACGCCCCATGATGATGACCACACCGTGGACATCACCTTCGTGGTCGATCCAGGCAAGCGTGCCTACGTAAACCGTATCAACTTCCGTGGCAACACCAAGTCTGCGGACGAAGTGCTGCGTCGTGAAATGCGTCAGATGGAAGGTGGCTGGGCCTCGACCTACCTGATCGACCAGTCCAAGACCCGTCTTGAGCGTCTGGGTTTCTTCAAGGAAGTCAACGTCGAAACCCCGGCCGTACCGGGTGTGGATGATCAGGTTGACGTGAACTATGCCGTGGAAGAACAGGCATCGGGCTCCATCACCGCCAGCGTCGGCTTTGCACAGAGCGCCGGCCTGATCCTCGGTGGTTCGATCACCCAGAACAACTTCCTGGGTACCGGTAACCGAGTGTCCATTGGCCTGACCCGAAGTGAATACCAGAGCCGATATAACTTTGGTTATACCGACCCCTACTGGACTGCTGACGGTGTGAGCCTGGGCTACAACGCCTTCTATCGCACCACCGACTACAAAGACCTCGACGTTGACGTAGCCAGCTATGCAATCGACAGTCTTGGTGCTGGTGTCAACGTTGGTTACCCGATCAGCGAGACCTCGCGTCTGACGTTCGGCCTGACTGCGCAACAGGATGAAATCAAGACCGGTGTCTACACCGTGGACGAAATCTTCGATTTCACCCGTCGCGAAGGTGACAAGTTCCTCAACTTCAAGGCGTCCGCCGGCTGGTCCGAGTCGACCCTGAACAAAGGTGTACTGGCAACCCGTGGTCATTCCCAGAGCCTGACCCTGGAAACCACCACGCCGGGCAGCGACCTGTCGTTCTTCAAGCTCGACTATCGCGGCCAGCTGTTCCAGCCATTGAGCGACAACTACACCATGCGCCTGCACACTGAGTTGGGTTATGGCGATGGTTATGGTTCCACCAACGGTCTTCCGTTCTACGAGAACTACTATGCGGGTGGCTTCAACTCCGTACGTGGTTTCAAAGACAGCACACTGGGCCCGCGTGGTACTCCGAGCCGTGGTGTGGGTGTAACCGGTAACCAGGGCACTGTGGTTGACTCCGACAACGATCCACTGCCGTTCGGTGGTAACGTCTTGATCCAGGGTGGTGCGGAGATCCTGTTCCCGCTACCGTTCGTGAAAGATCAGCGTTCCTTGCGTACTTCGGTATTCTGGGACGTGGGTAACGTGTTCGACTCCAAGTGCGAGCAGATCACCAACCCAAGCGGTGTGAAGTCCAAAACCGAGTGCAACGACGTGAGCCTCAGTAACTTGGCAAGCTCCGTGGGTGTGGGTGTGACCTGGGTGACTGCGCTTGGCCCATTGAGCTTTGCTCTGGCCATGCCGATCAAAAAACCGGATAACGCTGAAACCCAGATTTTCCAATTCTCCCTCGGCCAGACGTTCTAA
- a CDS encoding OmpH family outer membrane protein, giving the protein MRKLTQLVLLATVLVATPAFAEMKIAVLNYQMALLESDAAKKYAVDAEKKFGPQLTKLKTLESSAKGIQDRLVAGGDKMQQGERERLELEFKQKARDYQFQSKELNEAKAVADREMLKQLKPKLDSAVEEVIKKGAFDLVFERGAVIDVKPQYDITRQVIERMNQLK; this is encoded by the coding sequence GTGCGTAAGTTGACTCAATTGGTGCTGCTGGCAACCGTGCTGGTAGCAACCCCGGCCTTCGCCGAAATGAAAATCGCCGTCCTGAACTATCAGATGGCCCTACTGGAATCCGATGCGGCCAAGAAATACGCCGTGGATGCCGAGAAGAAATTCGGTCCGCAACTGACCAAGCTCAAGACCCTGGAAAGCAGCGCCAAGGGCATCCAGGATCGTCTGGTCGCCGGTGGTGACAAGATGCAGCAAGGCGAGCGCGAGCGTCTGGAGCTTGAATTCAAGCAAAAGGCCCGTGACTACCAGTTCCAGTCCAAAGAACTGAACGAAGCCAAAGCTGTTGCTGACCGCGAAATGCTGAAACAGCTGAAGCCGAAACTCGACAGCGCTGTGGAAGAAGTCATCAAGAAAGGTGCCTTTGACCTGGTGTTCGAGCGTGGCGCTGTGATCGACGTCAAGCCTCAATACGACATCACCCGTCAGGTGATCGAGCGCATGAACCAGCTGAAGTAA
- the frr gene encoding ribosome recycling factor: MINEIKKDAQARMQKSLESLSHAFGQIRTGKAHPSILGSVMVPYYGSDTPISSVANITVKDSRTLQVVAFERNMLGAVDKAIQSAGLNLNPTNLGELLLISMPALTEETRKGFTKQARSAAEDARVAVRNIRRDALGDLKKLVKDKEISEDEERRATADIDKLTKDAEAQITKATEEKEKDLMAV, from the coding sequence ATGATCAACGAAATCAAGAAAGACGCCCAAGCGCGTATGCAGAAATCCCTGGAGTCTCTGAGCCATGCATTCGGCCAGATTCGTACCGGCAAGGCGCACCCGAGCATCCTGGGCAGCGTGATGGTGCCTTACTACGGCTCCGATACGCCTATCAGCAGTGTTGCCAACATTACCGTTAAAGACTCGCGCACCCTGCAAGTCGTAGCGTTTGAGCGCAACATGCTGGGTGCTGTCGACAAGGCCATCCAGAGCGCCGGTTTGAACCTCAACCCGACCAACCTGGGTGAGTTGCTGCTGATCTCCATGCCGGCCTTGACTGAAGAGACCCGCAAGGGCTTCACCAAGCAGGCTCGCAGCGCTGCAGAAGACGCGCGTGTTGCCGTGCGCAACATCCGTCGCGATGCCTTGGGTGACCTGAAGAAGCTGGTCAAGGACAAGGAAATCAGTGAAGACGAAGAGCGTCGTGCCACCGCCGATATCGACAAGCTGACCAAAGATGCCGAGGCCCAGATCACCAAGGCCACGGAAGAAAAAGAAAAGGACCTGATGGCCGTATAA
- the rseP gene encoding sigma E protease regulator RseP, whose amino-acid sequence MSALYMIVGTLVALGVLVTFHEFGHFWVARRCGVKVLRFSVGFGMPLLRWHDRRGTEFVIAAIPLGGYVKMLDEREGEVPADQLDQSFNRKTVRQRIAIVAAGPIANFLLAMVFFWVLAMLGSQQVRPVIGAVESDSIAAKAGLVAGQEIVSIDGEPTTGWGAVNLQLVRRLGESGTVNVVVREQDSTAESPRELALDHWLKGADEPDPIKSLGIRPWRPALPPVLAELDPKGPAQAAGLKTGDRLLALDGQPLGDWQQVVDLVRVRPDTKIVLKVERDGAQIDVAVTLSVRGEAKAAGGYLGAGVKGVDWPPSMVREVSFGPLAAIGEGAKRTWTMSVLTLESLKKMLFGELSVKNLSGPITIAKVAGASAQSGVADFLNFLAYLSISLGVLNLLPIPVLDGGHLLFYLVEWVRGRPLSDRVQGWGIQIGISLVVGVMLLALVNDLGRL is encoded by the coding sequence ATGAGTGCGCTTTACATGATTGTCGGCACCCTGGTTGCTCTGGGTGTGCTGGTTACCTTCCACGAATTCGGTCACTTCTGGGTGGCACGTCGTTGCGGCGTCAAGGTATTGCGCTTTTCCGTCGGCTTCGGCATGCCGCTGTTGCGCTGGCACGACCGTCGTGGCACTGAGTTTGTGATTGCAGCCATCCCGTTGGGTGGCTACGTCAAGATGCTCGATGAGCGCGAAGGGGAAGTGCCCGCAGACCAGTTGGACCAATCTTTCAATCGCAAGACCGTTCGTCAGCGTATTGCCATTGTTGCCGCTGGTCCGATCGCCAACTTCCTGTTGGCGATGGTGTTCTTCTGGGTATTGGCCATGCTGGGTAGCCAGCAGGTTCGCCCGGTCATCGGTGCAGTTGAATCGGACAGCATCGCCGCCAAGGCAGGGCTGGTTGCTGGACAAGAAATTGTTTCCATTGATGGCGAACCCACCACAGGTTGGGGGGCAGTCAATTTGCAGTTGGTGCGTCGCCTGGGTGAAAGCGGCACCGTGAATGTAGTGGTACGCGAGCAGGACTCCACGGCCGAGAGCCCGCGTGAGCTGGCTCTCGACCACTGGCTCAAGGGCGCTGATGAGCCTGATCCGATCAAATCCCTGGGTATACGTCCATGGCGTCCGGCCTTGCCGCCGGTGCTTGCCGAGCTGGACCCGAAGGGCCCGGCCCAGGCTGCGGGGCTGAAAACCGGCGATCGCCTGTTGGCCCTGGATGGTCAACCGTTGGGTGATTGGCAGCAGGTAGTCGATCTGGTTCGTGTACGTCCTGATACCAAAATTGTGCTGAAAGTTGAACGCGACGGTGCTCAAATCGACGTCGCTGTGACCTTGTCGGTTCGCGGGGAAGCCAAGGCGGCCGGGGGTTACCTGGGCGCTGGAGTCAAAGGTGTCGATTGGCCGCCATCGATGGTGCGTGAGGTGAGTTTCGGGCCGTTGGCGGCGATTGGCGAGGGTGCGAAACGCACCTGGACCATGAGTGTGCTGACCCTGGAATCCCTCAAGAAAATGTTGTTCGGCGAGCTCTCGGTAAAAAACTTGAGTGGACCGATAACCATTGCTAAAGTGGCGGGCGCTTCTGCCCAGTCGGGTGTCGCGGATTTCCTGAATTTCCTGGCTTATCTGAGTATTAGCCTGGGGGTTCTGAATTTGCTGCCCATTCCGGTATTGGATGGGGGGCATCTGTTGTTTTATCTGGTCGAGTGGGTGCGTGGTCGCCCCTTGTCGGATCGGGTGCAGGGTTGGGGGATACAGATCGGTATCAGTTTGGTGGTCGGGGTGATGTTGTTAGCCCTGGTCAACGATCTGGGTCGACTGTAA
- a CDS encoding phosphatidate cytidylyltransferase, with amino-acid sequence MLKQRIITALILLPIALCGFFLLEGSGFALFIGLVVTLGAWEWARLAGFSTQLPRVVYAAVVAALAFLLYILPDLAPWVLGAAVLWWALATFLVLTYPRTSGQWTSVACKLVIGLLILLPAWQGLVEIKRYPMGNGLILAVMVLVWGADIGAYFSGRAFGKRKLAPAVSPGKSWEGVYGGLALTLVIALVVGVVRGWAAKEIFLALLATAIVVFISVVGDLTESMFKRQAGIKDSSNLLPGHGGVLDRIDSLTAAIPIFAVLLWMTAS; translated from the coding sequence ATGCTTAAACAACGAATCATCACCGCACTGATCCTGTTGCCGATCGCCTTGTGCGGGTTTTTCCTGCTCGAGGGTTCCGGCTTTGCGCTGTTTATTGGCCTGGTCGTCACCCTGGGCGCCTGGGAGTGGGCGCGCCTGGCCGGGTTCAGTACGCAGTTGCCGCGTGTGGTGTATGCCGCCGTCGTGGCTGCCTTGGCGTTCCTCTTGTACATCCTGCCGGACCTCGCGCCCTGGGTGTTGGGGGCGGCAGTGTTGTGGTGGGCGCTGGCGACGTTCCTGGTGCTGACCTATCCGCGCACTAGCGGCCAATGGACCAGTGTCGCCTGCAAGCTGGTGATTGGCTTGCTGATCCTGCTGCCGGCTTGGCAAGGGCTGGTGGAGATCAAGCGTTATCCAATGGGTAACGGGTTGATCCTGGCAGTCATGGTGCTGGTGTGGGGGGCAGACATCGGTGCCTATTTCTCCGGTCGGGCCTTCGGCAAGCGCAAGTTGGCGCCGGCGGTCAGTCCGGGCAAGAGCTGGGAAGGCGTCTATGGTGGTTTGGCGTTGACACTGGTGATCGCGCTGGTTGTCGGTGTGGTGCGTGGCTGGGCGGCGAAGGAAATCTTCCTGGCGCTACTGGCCACAGCCATTGTCGTGTTTATTTCGGTGGTGGGTGACCTCACTGAAAGCATGTTCAAGCGTCAGGCGGGGATCAAGGACAGCAGTAACCTGCTGCCCGGGCACGGTGGTGTATTGGACCGTATCGACAGCCTGACTGCGGCTATCCCGATCTTCGCTGTGCTGCTATGGATGACTGCTTCGTGA
- the ispC gene encoding 1-deoxy-D-xylulose-5-phosphate reductoisomerase, giving the protein MSRPQQVTVLGATGSVGLSTLDVIARHPDRYQVFALTGFSRLSELLALCVRHAPRFVVVPEAGAARGLQDDLRAAGLATRVLVGEEGLCQVSADAEVDTVVAAIVGAAGLRPTLAAVDSGKKILLANKEALVMSGALFMQAVRKSGAVLLPLDSEHNAIFQCMPGDYARGLSQVGVRRILLTASGGPFRQTPLAELEHVSPDQACAHPNWSMGRKISVDSASMMNKGLELIEACWLFDARPDQVEVVIHPQSVIHSLVDYVDGSVLAQLGNPDMRTPIANALAWPERIDSGVAPLDLFAVARLDFEAPDEQRFPCLRLARQAAEVGNSAPAMLNAANEVAVAAFLERRIRFPQIASIIEDVLALEPVVAVNDLAAVFEADTKARALAEQWLSRNAR; this is encoded by the coding sequence GTGAGCCGCCCTCAACAAGTGACCGTGCTGGGTGCAACCGGCTCGGTGGGGCTGAGCACCTTGGACGTGATTGCGCGTCATCCTGATCGCTATCAGGTCTTTGCCCTTACTGGTTTTAGCCGTCTGAGCGAGCTGTTGGCCTTGTGCGTGCGCCACGCACCGCGCTTCGTCGTAGTGCCTGAGGCGGGAGCGGCGCGTGGCTTGCAGGATGATCTGCGGGCTGCTGGGCTGGCGACTCGAGTGTTGGTGGGCGAGGAGGGGTTGTGTCAGGTCTCGGCTGACGCCGAGGTGGATACCGTGGTTGCCGCTATCGTCGGTGCCGCCGGCCTGCGTCCAACCCTCGCCGCTGTAGATTCCGGCAAGAAGATCCTGCTGGCCAACAAAGAAGCGCTGGTCATGTCTGGCGCGCTCTTCATGCAGGCGGTGCGCAAAAGCGGAGCCGTGCTGCTGCCGCTCGACAGCGAGCACAACGCGATCTTTCAGTGCATGCCCGGCGACTATGCGCGTGGCTTGAGCCAGGTTGGCGTGCGTCGAATCCTGCTGACCGCCTCCGGTGGTCCGTTCCGGCAAACTCCTCTGGCCGAGCTTGAGCATGTTTCGCCCGACCAGGCGTGCGCTCATCCGAACTGGTCCATGGGGCGTAAGATCTCGGTGGATTCGGCGAGCATGATGAACAAGGGGCTGGAACTGATCGAGGCGTGCTGGTTGTTCGATGCACGGCCGGATCAGGTCGAAGTGGTTATTCACCCGCAAAGTGTGATCCATTCCCTGGTCGACTATGTAGACGGTTCGGTCCTGGCCCAACTGGGCAACCCCGATATGCGCACGCCGATTGCCAACGCGCTGGCCTGGCCGGAGCGGATTGATTCCGGTGTTGCCCCTCTGGATCTGTTCGCCGTGGCCCGCCTGGACTTCGAAGCGCCGGACGAGCAGCGCTTTCCTTGCCTGCGCCTGGCCCGGCAAGCGGCCGAAGTGGGTAACAGTGCGCCGGCAATGCTGAATGCGGCCAACGAAGTGGCTGTGGCGGCGTTTCTCGAACGGCGCATCCGCTTTCCGCAGATCGCGAGTATCATCGAGGACGTCCTGGCGCTTGAGCCTGTCGTGGCGGTGAATGACCTGGCGGCGGTATTCGAAGCCGATACCAAGGCTCGCGCCCTGGCAGAGCAATGGTTGAGCCGCAACGCGCGTTAG
- the uppS gene encoding polyprenyl diphosphate synthase has product MEKTKQTVPSVVPRHVAIIMDGNNRWAKKRFMPGVAGHKAGVDAVRAVIEVCAEAKVEVLTLFAFSSENWQRPAEEVSALMDLFFKALRREAKRLNDNNISLRIIGDRSRFHPELQAAMREAEAITAGANRFVLQIAANYGGQWDIAQAAQRLAREVQAGHLRPEDITPELLQTCLVTGDLPLPDLCIRTGGEHRISNFLLWQLAYTELYFSDLFWPDFKHDAMRNALADFASRQRRFGKTSEQIEAGARV; this is encoded by the coding sequence ATGGAAAAGACCAAGCAGACTGTGCCCTCCGTGGTGCCGCGCCATGTCGCGATCATCATGGATGGGAATAATCGCTGGGCGAAGAAGCGCTTTATGCCGGGTGTCGCCGGGCATAAAGCGGGTGTCGATGCGGTAAGGGCTGTGATCGAGGTGTGTGCCGAAGCCAAGGTCGAAGTGTTGACCCTGTTTGCGTTCTCCAGTGAGAACTGGCAGCGACCCGCCGAAGAAGTCAGTGCCTTGATGGATCTGTTCTTCAAGGCCCTGCGTCGTGAGGCCAAGCGCCTTAACGACAACAACATCAGCTTGCGCATCATTGGCGACCGCTCGCGCTTCCACCCGGAACTTCAAGCTGCCATGCGTGAGGCTGAGGCAATCACGGCGGGTGCCAACCGTTTTGTGCTCCAGATCGCAGCCAACTACGGCGGCCAGTGGGATATCGCCCAGGCGGCCCAGCGGCTGGCGCGTGAAGTGCAGGCCGGCCATCTCCGTCCCGAGGACATCACGCCCGAACTGTTGCAAACCTGTCTGGTGACCGGCGACCTGCCGTTGCCGGACCTGTGCATCCGCACCGGTGGTGAGCACCGCATCAGCAATTTCCTGCTGTGGCAGCTGGCCTATACCGAGCTGTACTTCTCCGACCTGTTCTGGCCGGACTTCAAACACGATGCCATGCGTAATGCGCTGGCCGATTTCGCTTCCCGTCAGCGTCGTTTCGGTAAAACGAGCGAGCAGATCGAAGCTGGAGCCCGGGTTTAA
- the lpxD gene encoding UDP-3-O-(3-hydroxymyristoyl)glucosamine N-acyltransferase, which produces MTATIKLGELAEFLGAALRGSPEKEITGLATLQEAGPAQLSFLANPQYRKYLVDSQAAAVLLKAADAEGFAGDALVVADPYLAYARVSHLFDPKPKAAGGIHPSAVIAGDAQVDPAASIGAFAVIESGARIAAGVTIGAHCFIGARCEIGAGGWLAPRVTLYHDVRIGERVVIQSGAVIGGEGFGFANSKGIWNKIAQVGGVLIGDDVEIGVNTAVDRGALADTVIGNGVKLDNQIQIAHNVQIGDHTAMAACVGISGSTRIGKHCMLAGGVGLVGHIDICDNVFITGMTMVTHSITEPGAYSSGTAMQPAAEWRKSAARLRQLDDMARRLKQLEKRVGDVTPGGNASSEG; this is translated from the coding sequence ATGACCGCGACTATCAAACTCGGCGAGTTGGCCGAGTTCCTGGGGGCCGCCTTACGTGGCTCCCCGGAGAAGGAAATTACTGGGCTAGCCACCTTGCAGGAGGCTGGCCCAGCTCAGTTGAGCTTCCTCGCAAACCCCCAATATCGTAAATACCTGGTCGACAGCCAAGCCGCAGCCGTGTTGCTGAAGGCTGCTGACGCCGAAGGGTTTGCCGGGGATGCGCTGGTGGTGGCCGACCCGTACCTTGCGTATGCGCGGGTGTCGCATCTGTTTGATCCGAAACCCAAGGCCGCCGGCGGTATTCACCCGTCTGCTGTGATCGCCGGTGATGCCCAGGTTGACCCTGCTGCCAGCATCGGTGCCTTTGCGGTGATCGAGAGTGGTGCGCGCATTGCGGCGGGTGTGACCATTGGTGCCCATTGCTTTATCGGTGCGCGCTGCGAAATCGGCGCAGGCGGTTGGCTGGCGCCCCGCGTAACCCTGTACCACGACGTGCGTATCGGTGAGCGTGTGGTCATCCAGTCGGGTGCCGTGATCGGTGGTGAAGGCTTTGGCTTTGCCAATTCCAAGGGCATCTGGAACAAGATTGCTCAGGTCGGCGGTGTATTGATCGGCGACGACGTGGAAATTGGCGTGAACACCGCTGTCGATCGCGGGGCCCTGGCCGATACCGTGATCGGCAACGGCGTGAAGCTCGACAACCAGATCCAGATCGCCCACAACGTGCAGATTGGCGATCACACCGCCATGGCAGCATGTGTGGGTATCTCCGGCAGCACCAGAATCGGCAAGCATTGCATGCTCGCGGGTGGCGTCGGGCTGGTGGGGCACATCGATATTTGCGACAACGTCTTCATCACCGGCATGACCATGGTCACCCACTCGATTACCGAGCCCGGGGCCTATTCTTCCGGTACCGCCATGCAGCCTGCGGCTGAATGGCGCAAGAGTGCAGCGCGGTTGAGGCAGCTCGACGACATGGCTCGACGTCTCAAACAGCTGGAAAAGCGTGTTGGGGACGTGACCCCTGGCGGTAATGCTTCATCAGAAGGCTGA
- the fabZ gene encoding 3-hydroxyacyl-ACP dehydratase FabZ — MMDINEIREYLPHRYPFLLVDRVVDLNVEEKRIRAYKNVSINEPFFNGHFPAHPIMPGVLIIEAMAQAAGILGFKMLDLKPADGTLYYFVGSDKLRFRNPVTPGDQLILEAKFISCKRQIWKFECQASVDGKPVCSAEIICAERKL; from the coding sequence ATGATGGACATCAACGAGATTCGCGAATACCTGCCTCACCGTTACCCGTTCCTGCTGGTGGATCGCGTAGTGGACCTCAACGTCGAGGAAAAGCGCATTCGTGCCTACAAGAATGTCAGCATCAACGAACCGTTCTTCAATGGTCACTTTCCGGCGCATCCCATCATGCCGGGCGTGTTGATCATCGAAGCGATGGCCCAGGCTGCCGGTATCCTTGGTTTCAAAATGCTTGACCTCAAGCCCGCCGACGGCACGCTTTACTACTTCGTGGGCTCCGACAAGTTGCGTTTCCGCAACCCGGTTACCCCGGGTGACCAGTTGATCCTGGAAGCCAAGTTCATCAGTTGCAAGCGCCAGATCTGGAAATTCGAATGCCAGGCCTCGGTAGATGGCAAGCCGGTGTGCTCCGCCGAGATCATCTGTGCGGAACGCAAACTATGA
- the pyrH gene encoding UMP kinase encodes MAQQGSGYQARYKRILLKLSGEALMGSEEFGIDPKVLDRMALEVGQLVGIGVQVGLVIGGGNLFRGAALSAAGMDRVTGDHMGMLATVMNALAMRDALERANISAIVMSAISMVGVTDHYDRRKAMRHLNSKEVVIFAAGTGNPFFTTDSAACLRAIEIDADVVLKATKVDGVYTADPFKDPHAEKFDHLTYDEVLDRKLGVMDLTAICLCRDHKMPLRVFNMNKPGALLNIVHGGAEGTLIEEGQQ; translated from the coding sequence ATGGCTCAGCAGGGCAGTGGTTATCAGGCTCGCTATAAACGCATTCTACTCAAGCTTAGCGGCGAGGCCCTGATGGGCTCGGAAGAGTTCGGGATCGATCCCAAGGTGCTCGACCGCATGGCGCTGGAAGTCGGCCAGCTGGTCGGTATCGGCGTACAGGTCGGCCTGGTTATCGGTGGTGGCAACCTGTTCCGTGGCGCGGCCCTGAGCGCTGCTGGCATGGACCGGGTTACCGGCGACCATATGGGTATGCTGGCCACTGTGATGAACGCCCTGGCCATGCGCGACGCCCTGGAGCGCGCCAATATCTCGGCTATCGTGATGTCGGCTATTTCCATGGTCGGCGTGACCGATCACTATGATCGCCGCAAAGCCATGCGCCACCTGAACTCCAAGGAAGTGGTGATCTTCGCGGCCGGCACGGGTAATCCGTTCTTTACCACCGATTCGGCAGCCTGCCTGCGTGCCATCGAGATCGATGCGGACGTGGTGCTCAAGGCGACCAAGGTGGATGGCGTGTACACCGCAGACCCGTTCAAAGACCCGCATGCCGAGAAGTTCGATCATCTGACCTACGATGAAGTGCTGGATCGCAAGCTGGGCGTGATGGACCTGACGGCTATTTGCCTGTGCCGCGACCACAAGATGCCACTGCGCGTATTTAACATGAACAAGCCCGGCGCCCTGCTGAATATCGTACACGGCGGCGCAGAAGGGACTCTGATCGAGGAAGGCCAACAATGA